In a single window of the Ignavibacteria bacterium genome:
- a CDS encoding aminopeptidase P family protein — protein sequence MKKININSSFFTENRKRLASLMLPDSAAIFNSNDNMPSNADGTMKFIQNSDLFYLTGIQQEETILLLNPGNKNPELREVLFIRDHNPDLEVWEGKKLSPADASEISGIKTVYELSRFEDALHDTMCSVSDIYLNTNDHDRSKNIVESRDARFIGFCKKYYPLHNYHRISPLIYGLRAVKSNTEIELIRKACDITGDGFRRLLKFIKPGVMEYEVQAELAHEFIKQGASFADYEPIIASGENACFLHYIKNDDPCNDGDIILLDVAAGWANYNADMTRSVPVNGKFAKRQKDVYNAVLRAMKGTIAEMKPGLTVKEIIMITRELIAKELVDLKLVKPVDVKNIKAKSSEFKKYYPHDVSHFLGLGVHDVGIFTEPLKPGMVLTCEPGIYIRDEKLGIRIENDILITENGNVDLMAGIPVEAEEIEQIMNN from the coding sequence ATGAAAAAAATAAACATAAACAGCTCTTTCTTTACTGAAAACAGAAAACGTCTTGCATCGTTAATGTTACCGGATTCTGCTGCAATTTTTAATTCGAACGATAATATGCCCTCAAATGCAGACGGGACAATGAAATTTATTCAAAACAGCGATCTTTTTTACCTGACAGGAATTCAGCAGGAAGAAACTATATTGTTACTGAATCCGGGGAATAAAAACCCGGAGCTTAGGGAAGTATTATTTATTCGTGATCATAACCCGGATCTTGAAGTTTGGGAAGGGAAAAAGCTTTCTCCTGCTGATGCTTCGGAGATATCGGGAATTAAAACTGTTTATGAGCTTTCCCGATTCGAAGATGCATTGCATGATACAATGTGCTCTGTTTCAGATATTTATCTTAATACTAATGACCATGACAGGTCAAAAAATATTGTTGAATCAAGAGATGCCAGATTTATTGGCTTCTGTAAAAAATACTATCCTCTGCATAATTATCACCGCATATCACCGCTGATTTACGGGTTACGTGCAGTTAAATCAAATACTGAAATTGAACTAATCCGCAAGGCATGTGATATAACCGGTGATGGCTTCAGACGACTTTTGAAATTCATTAAACCCGGGGTAATGGAGTATGAAGTGCAGGCAGAGCTTGCACATGAATTCATAAAACAGGGTGCATCTTTTGCTGACTACGAACCTATTATTGCTTCAGGTGAAAATGCCTGCTTTTTACATTATATTAAAAATGATGATCCATGCAATGACGGTGATATAATACTTCTTGATGTTGCTGCCGGCTGGGCAAACTATAATGCTGATATGACAAGATCAGTTCCTGTTAACGGTAAATTTGCAAAACGTCAAAAAGATGTTTATAATGCAGTTTTAAGAGCTATGAAAGGCACCATAGCAGAAATGAAACCAGGTTTAACTGTTAAAGAGATAATTATGATAACAAGGGAATTAATAGCAAAAGAGCTTGTTGATCTTAAACTGGTAAAACCTGTTGATGTAAAGAATATTAAGGCTAAATCTTCTGAATTTAAAAAGTATTATCCCCATGATGTATCTCATTTTCTTGGGCTTGGCGTTCATGATGTAGGTATTTTTACAGAACCTTTAAAACCGGGAATGGTGTTGACCTGCGAACCCGGTATTTATATCAGGGATGAAAAGCTTGGCATAAGAATTGAAAACGATATTCTTATAACAGAAAATGGAAATGTTGACCTGATGGCCGGTATTCCTGTTGAGGCAGAAGAAATAGAACAAATTATGAATAATTGA